The proteins below are encoded in one region of Corynebacterium sphenisci DSM 44792:
- a CDS encoding LssY C-terminal domain-containing protein has translation MTQSTDRGTERVFDTQVRGLRRGARIDMAFFILAGIESAWFAVLLFAGSFVSGWALLLLIPFWAVTAYLTLPRLHRILTSIYVPDYFFGRTRTSEGMLGDPVNLAVDGTAAQIHAAMTAAGWHLADDVDLRSSWRIVVATVLRRSYPTAPVSPLLLFGRTQDLAYQQEVDGNPLQRHHVRFWRCPDDWPLPGGRRVGWLGAGSFDTAVGLSLFTLQITHRIDADIDVERDHIIDTLREGPAEIPVDVIEDFSTGYHHRNGGGDRVRTDGDLPVIDVTGIDAEPVAAGEDASPHQVVRAARGYDIPDGPSAEPDPGAPPDESEVTIAGATVRRPWTVKLALAMLVISLVAQVWALVRAILRGDPTPAAVTGTASGRVPEELIGAAMWAIGAGLVITAALMVLAYVGYQWPRVLLMGLLTVLLGFKLLDGTMPDAGTLTVHLLITAVSLVALLALSSDAARVWSRRGRPTWRDIAELFER, from the coding sequence ATGACGCAGAGCACCGACCGGGGCACCGAGCGGGTCTTCGACACCCAGGTGCGCGGGCTGCGCCGCGGGGCGCGCATCGACATGGCCTTCTTCATCCTCGCCGGCATCGAATCCGCCTGGTTCGCGGTGCTGCTCTTCGCCGGCTCCTTCGTCTCCGGGTGGGCGCTGCTGCTGCTCATCCCCTTCTGGGCGGTCACCGCCTACCTCACCCTGCCCCGGCTGCACCGCATCCTCACCAGCATCTACGTGCCCGACTACTTCTTCGGCCGGACCCGCACCTCGGAGGGCATGCTCGGCGACCCGGTGAACCTCGCCGTGGACGGCACCGCCGCCCAGATCCACGCCGCGATGACCGCCGCCGGCTGGCACCTCGCCGATGACGTGGACCTGCGCAGCTCCTGGCGGATCGTGGTGGCCACGGTGCTGCGCCGCTCCTACCCCACCGCCCCGGTGTCCCCGCTGCTGCTCTTCGGCCGCACCCAGGACCTGGCCTACCAGCAGGAGGTCGACGGCAACCCGCTGCAGCGGCACCACGTGCGCTTCTGGCGCTGCCCCGACGACTGGCCGCTGCCCGGCGGCCGCCGGGTCGGCTGGCTCGGCGCCGGCTCCTTCGACACCGCGGTGGGGCTGAGCCTGTTCACCCTGCAGATCACGCACCGCATCGACGCGGACATCGACGTGGAGCGCGACCACATCATCGACACCCTCCGGGAGGGCCCCGCGGAGATCCCGGTGGACGTGATCGAGGACTTCTCCACCGGCTACCACCACCGCAACGGCGGCGGCGACCGGGTACGCACCGACGGCGACCTGCCGGTCATCGACGTCACCGGCATCGACGCCGAACCCGTCGCCGCCGGCGAGGACGCCAGCCCGCACCAGGTGGTGCGCGCCGCCCGCGGCTACGACATCCCCGACGGGCCCTCCGCCGAACCCGACCCGGGCGCCCCGCCGGACGAGTCGGAGGTGACCATCGCCGGGGCCACGGTGCGTCGGCCGTGGACGGTGAAGCTGGCCCTGGCGATGCTGGTGATCTCCCTGGTCGCCCAGGTGTGGGCGCTGGTCCGGGCGATCCTGCGCGGCGACCCCACCCCGGCGGCGGTCACCGGCACCGCCTCCGGGCGGGTCCCGGAGGAGCTCATCGGCGCCGCGATGTGGGCCATCGGCGCCGGGCTGGTCATCACCGCGGCGCTGATGGTGCTCGCCTACGTCGGCTACCAGTGGCCCCGGGTGCTGCTGATGGGCCTGCTCACCGTGCTGCTCGGGTTCAAGCTGCTCGACGGGACCATGCCGGACGCCGGCACCCTCACCGTGCACCTGCTGATCACCGCGGTGAGCCTGGTGGCGCTGCTGGCGCTGTCCTCGGATGCGGCCCGGGTGTGGTCCCGGCGCGGCCGGCCCACCTGGCGGGACATCGCCGAGCTCTTCGAACGTTAG
- a CDS encoding GtrA family protein — protein MIAKILRFTLVGIVGAIADYGSRHLLIGYGVDPSISRAMSYVLGSTVAYYLNSFVTFSGSRRGPEKARAAASYLACFASAVCVDYAVRRALPGYAHVLTVSWVVSQAVATMLNFTLQNWWVFRPVPGERTTAGER, from the coding sequence GTGATCGCGAAGATCCTCAGATTCACCCTTGTCGGCATCGTCGGCGCCATCGCCGATTACGGATCCCGGCACCTCCTGATTGGCTATGGAGTGGATCCGTCCATCTCGCGGGCGATGAGCTATGTCCTGGGCAGTACGGTCGCCTACTACCTGAACAGCTTCGTCACCTTCAGCGGAAGCCGGAGGGGGCCCGAAAAAGCCAGGGCGGCCGCGTCGTACCTCGCCTGCTTCGCGTCCGCGGTGTGCGTCGACTACGCGGTGCGGAGGGCGCTGCCGGGGTACGCCCATGTGCTCACCGTCTCCTGGGTCGTGTCCCAGGCCGTGGCGACCATGCTGAATTTCACGCTGCAGAACTGGTGGGTTTTCCGACCGGTTCCCGGGGAGCGGACCACCGCCGGCGAGAGGTAG